A genome region from Myxococcales bacterium includes the following:
- a CDS encoding acyl-CoA dehydrogenase, with translation MTTQRLLLDPKHLTRPYPDERSRDIMRRTVEFFEAKGKARLRKDDLARTWYDDFLGFVKEQGIFATLLTPESEASRGEGARWDTWRNCEFNEILGFYGLCYWYTWQVSILGLGPIWMSPNAALKAKARDALEQGGIFGFGLSERTHGADIYSTDMILTPQDGGGYLASGEKYYIGNGNKAAILSTFGKIAGTDEYVFFAVDTQHPRYRLVKNVVASQSYVSEYALAEYPVAESDILSRGKEAWSAALNTVNIGKYNLGWASIGMCTHAFYEAINHAANRRLYNMYVTDFPHVKQMFTDAYARLVAMKLFALRAADYLRAASAEDRRYLLYNPVMKMKVTTQGEEVINLLWDVIAAKGFEKDTYFDMAARDIRALPKLEGTVHVNIALIVKFMPNYFFAPAEYAPVPRMDAPKNDDFLFDQGSASGLGKIRFHDYAAAFEAYPLPNVARFQEQVAVLRELLATATPDEAQRKDLDFLMTLGEMFTLVVYAQLVAENAKIYGVEDDLVDQIFDCFVRDFAKFAQQLHAKPSSTEAQMACCLRLIRKPVFDQRRYEHIWKDHVHALKGAYEMSP, from the coding sequence ATGACGACGCAACGGCTCCTGCTCGACCCCAAGCACCTCACGCGCCCGTACCCCGACGAGCGCTCGCGCGACATCATGCGCCGCACCGTCGAGTTCTTCGAGGCCAAGGGGAAGGCGCGCCTCCGCAAGGACGACCTCGCCCGCACCTGGTACGACGACTTCCTCGGCTTCGTGAAAGAGCAGGGCATCTTCGCCACGTTGCTCACCCCCGAGTCCGAGGCGAGCCGGGGCGAAGGCGCGCGGTGGGACACCTGGCGCAACTGCGAGTTCAACGAAATCCTGGGCTTCTACGGGCTCTGCTATTGGTACACGTGGCAAGTCTCCATCCTCGGGCTCGGCCCTATCTGGATGAGCCCCAACGCGGCGCTGAAGGCGAAGGCCCGCGACGCGCTCGAGCAGGGCGGCATCTTCGGCTTCGGGCTCTCCGAGCGCACGCACGGCGCCGACATCTACTCCACCGACATGATCCTCACTCCGCAGGACGGCGGGGGCTACCTGGCGAGCGGTGAGAAGTACTACATCGGCAATGGCAACAAGGCCGCCATCCTCTCGACGTTCGGCAAGATCGCGGGCACCGACGAGTACGTGTTCTTCGCCGTCGACACGCAGCACCCGCGCTACCGGCTCGTGAAGAACGTCGTGGCCAGTCAGTCGTACGTGTCCGAGTACGCGCTGGCGGAGTATCCCGTCGCCGAGAGCGACATCCTCTCTCGCGGAAAAGAGGCCTGGAGCGCGGCCCTCAACACCGTGAACATTGGCAAATACAACCTGGGGTGGGCGTCCATCGGCATGTGCACGCACGCCTTCTACGAGGCCATCAACCACGCCGCGAACCGCCGCCTCTACAACATGTACGTGACGGATTTTCCGCACGTAAAGCAGATGTTCACCGACGCGTACGCGCGCCTCGTGGCGATGAAGCTCTTCGCGCTCCGCGCCGCCGACTACCTCCGCGCGGCCTCGGCCGAGGACCGGCGGTATCTCCTCTACAACCCGGTCATGAAGATGAAGGTCACCACCCAGGGCGAGGAGGTCATCAACCTCTTGTGGGACGTGATCGCCGCGAAGGGGTTCGAGAAGGACACCTACTTCGACATGGCGGCGCGCGACATCCGCGCGCTGCCGAAGCTCGAGGGGACCGTGCACGTGAACATCGCGCTCATCGTGAAGTTCATGCCGAACTACTTCTTCGCGCCGGCCGAGTACGCGCCGGTGCCGCGCATGGACGCCCCGAAGAACGACGATTTTCTGTTCGACCAGGGCTCCGCGAGCGGCCTCGGCAAGATCCGCTTCCACGACTACGCGGCCGCCTTCGAGGCCTATCCGCTGCCGAACGTGGCCCGCTTCCAAGAGCAGGTGGCGGTGCTGCGCGAGCTGCTCGCGACGGCCACGCCCGACGAGGCCCAGCGCAAGGACCTCGATTTCCTCATGACCCTGGGCGAGATGTTCACGCTCGTGGTGTATGCCCAGCTCGTGGCCGAGAACGCGAAAATCTACGGGGTCGAGGACGACCTGGTCGACCAGATCTTCGACTGCTTCGTGCGCGACTTCGCGAAGTTCGCCCAGCAGCTCCACGCGAAACCGAGCAGCACCGAAGCGCAGATGGCCTGTTGCCTCAGGCTCATTCGAAAGCCGGTGTTCGACCAGCGGCGCTACGAGCACATCTGGAAGGACCACGTCCACGCCCTGAAGGGCGCCTACGAGATGAGCCCATGA
- a CDS encoding pyridoxamine 5'-phosphate oxidase family protein, protein MVHDLDPAAAPAHTHAERCRALVAAARTATLSTLAREPEGFPFGSLVTVAFDAAGRPLLLLSELAAHTQNLLACSSASLLVVAPGAEGADLSVERLTLVGVCERLSGAAAEAASGIFLAAHPAAAAYVAFKDFAFYGLRPVGLRYVGGFGRMSWVDLTEYERAGLGG, encoded by the coding sequence ATGGTGCACGATCTCGACCCCGCCGCGGCGCCCGCACACACCCACGCCGAGCGCTGCCGCGCCCTCGTCGCGGCCGCACGCACGGCCACGCTCTCCACCCTGGCCCGCGAGCCGGAGGGCTTCCCCTTCGGCTCCCTCGTGACCGTCGCGTTCGATGCCGCAGGGAGGCCGCTCCTCCTGCTCTCCGAGCTCGCCGCGCACACGCAGAACCTCCTCGCCTGCTCGAGCGCGTCGCTGCTCGTCGTCGCGCCCGGCGCCGAGGGCGCCGATCTCTCGGTCGAGCGACTCACCTTGGTCGGCGTGTGCGAGCGCCTCTCCGGCGCTGCGGCGGAGGCGGCCAGCGGGATCTTCCTAGCGGCGCACCCCGCGGCTGCCGCGTACGTCGCCTTCAAGGACTTCGCGTTCTACGGCCTCCGGCCCGTGGGGCTCCGGTACGTCGGGGGCTTCGGCCGCATGTCGTGGGTCGATCTCACGGAGTACGAGCGGGCGGGGCTCGGCGGCTGA
- a CDS encoding acyltransferase, whose amino-acid sequence MATASAHDRAHEVFLGTRRFGALDGLRCLAVVPVVWHHATPRPLDGALGKGPLGVDVFFAISGFLITTLLLREWSEAGRVDVGAFYRRRAARILPLYYAVLALTVLRAGVFLPPTSPVRAHFFASLPAYATFTTTWFVDFGVPHPVLFAYSWSLAVEEQFYALWPWLVGGWTRGGRAAGRPWLAWGACLALTVIALGAGLAPPLGALATRALSGVRLPLVLGALLACILHTPATFRVARALLGFRGAPVVALGLLAAAVLSTSVPLAATHALVVLLVATSVVREDHALAPLLTLPPLRHVGEVSYGIYMLHLAAIAAVKLALGPARSEAWAGAAVFALALPVAVGLATASHRAFERPLQRRFASRRPKSSFPRAPGWVSSRRGPRHPRRNKHASCTHRVGRVARLPAPVLRPRV is encoded by the coding sequence ATGGCGACGGCGAGCGCACACGACCGCGCGCACGAGGTGTTCCTCGGGACGCGACGCTTCGGCGCGCTCGACGGGCTGCGCTGCCTCGCGGTCGTGCCGGTGGTCTGGCACCACGCGACCCCGCGGCCGCTCGACGGGGCGCTCGGGAAGGGGCCGCTCGGCGTGGACGTGTTCTTCGCCATCAGCGGCTTCTTGATCACGACGCTCCTGCTTCGCGAGTGGAGCGAGGCCGGCCGCGTGGACGTGGGCGCGTTCTACCGGCGGCGCGCCGCGCGAATCCTCCCGCTCTACTACGCCGTGCTCGCGCTCACGGTGCTGCGCGCCGGGGTCTTTCTTCCGCCCACTTCGCCGGTGCGGGCCCACTTCTTCGCGAGCCTGCCGGCCTACGCGACGTTCACGACGACCTGGTTCGTCGACTTCGGCGTGCCCCACCCGGTGCTCTTCGCGTACTCGTGGTCGCTCGCCGTCGAGGAGCAGTTTTACGCGCTCTGGCCCTGGCTCGTGGGAGGGTGGACGAGGGGCGGTCGCGCGGCTGGTAGGCCCTGGCTCGCGTGGGGCGCGTGCCTCGCGCTCACGGTCATCGCGCTAGGCGCTGGCCTCGCGCCGCCGCTCGGGGCGCTGGCCACGCGGGCGCTGTCGGGTGTCCGGCTGCCGCTCGTGCTCGGCGCCCTGCTCGCGTGCATCTTGCACACACCCGCCACCTTCCGCGTCGCCCGCGCCCTCCTCGGCTTCCGCGGCGCGCCGGTCGTGGCCCTGGGGCTGCTCGCCGCCGCCGTGCTCTCCACGAGCGTGCCCCTCGCCGCGACCCACGCCCTCGTCGTGCTCCTCGTGGCGACCTCGGTCGTGCGCGAGGACCACGCGCTCGCGCCGCTGCTCACTCTCCCGCCGCTCCGCCACGTGGGCGAGGTGAGCTACGGGATCTACATGCTCCACCTGGCCGCGATCGCCGCCGTGAAGCTCGCCCTCGGCCCGGCGCGCAGCGAGGCCTGGGCGGGCGCGGCGGTCTTCGCGCTGGCCCTGCCGGTCGCCGTGGGCCTCGCCACCGCCTCGCACCGCGCCTTCGAGCGGCCCCTCCAGCGAAGGTTCGCCTCGAGACGGCCCAAAAGCTCCTTCCCTCGGGCGCCGGGCTGGGTAAGCTCGCGGCGCGGCCCTCGTCACCCCAGAAGGAACAAACATGCATCATGCACGCATCGTGTCGGTAGGGTTGCTCGCCTGCCTGCTCCCGTTCTCCGTCCTCGGGTGTGA
- a CDS encoding serine/threonine protein kinase produces MTSVSERTESDLGRERERALPRKFGRYTLFDTIGKGGMAEIFLARAETELGATRLAVVKQILPQFSGSPEFADMLIHEAKLAARLNHAHIAQVFDLGREGDQLYIAMEYVEGLDLNALLRKCSQEKVSLPVEFALGIVCDVLRGLDYAHRRMNEEGEPLGLVHRDVSPSNVLVSFEGEVKLCDFGIAHANNALSANSAGHEAEEALRGKAGYMSPEHARGARLDARADVFATGILLWELLAGRRLYSTKNEGSLIEQARRADVPPLAERGLPDEPTLHTIVAKSLAKALDDRYASASAMLRDLEDYMMSAKFTVSPLRLGDWMVQSFGTAAVTARKALERDIGKGASPDEPRSSVASVPHPVSTGDVAIRETDPPESSGPDSVPELMKHPVSAGAMRAFRADLVATPAVLDAPEPPRPVLEGLPKSALRPPPPPTRQIALVVVAVIALVAVLVAIGMLKQSP; encoded by the coding sequence GTGACGTCCGTCTCCGAGAGAACCGAGAGCGACTTGGGCCGCGAGCGCGAACGCGCGCTCCCGCGCAAGTTCGGCCGGTACACGCTGTTCGACACCATCGGCAAGGGCGGCATGGCGGAGATCTTCCTCGCGCGCGCCGAGACCGAGCTCGGGGCGACGCGCCTCGCCGTAGTCAAGCAGATCCTCCCGCAATTCTCGGGCTCGCCGGAGTTCGCCGACATGCTCATCCACGAGGCCAAGCTGGCCGCGCGGCTCAACCACGCGCACATCGCCCAGGTGTTCGACCTCGGCCGCGAGGGCGATCAGCTCTACATCGCGATGGAATACGTCGAGGGGCTCGACCTGAACGCCCTGCTCCGCAAGTGCTCGCAGGAGAAGGTCTCCCTCCCCGTCGAGTTCGCGCTCGGGATCGTGTGCGACGTGCTCCGCGGGCTCGACTACGCGCACCGGCGAATGAACGAGGAGGGCGAGCCGCTCGGGCTCGTGCACCGCGACGTCTCTCCGTCGAACGTGCTGGTCTCGTTCGAGGGCGAGGTCAAGCTGTGCGACTTCGGCATCGCACACGCGAACAACGCGCTCTCGGCGAACAGCGCCGGCCACGAGGCCGAGGAGGCCCTGCGCGGCAAGGCCGGCTACATGAGCCCGGAGCACGCGCGAGGCGCCCGCCTCGACGCGCGGGCCGACGTGTTCGCGACCGGCATTCTGCTCTGGGAGCTGCTCGCCGGGCGACGCTTGTACTCTACAAAGAATGAGGGCTCGCTGATCGAGCAGGCCCGCCGCGCCGACGTTCCCCCGCTGGCCGAGCGCGGCCTCCCCGACGAGCCGACGCTCCACACGATCGTCGCGAAGTCGCTCGCGAAGGCCCTGGACGACCGGTACGCGTCGGCGTCCGCCATGCTCCGCGATCTCGAGGACTACATGATGTCCGCGAAGTTCACGGTGAGCCCCCTCCGTCTCGGCGACTGGATGGTCCAGAGCTTCGGCACGGCCGCAGTGACCGCGCGGAAAGCCCTGGAGCGCGACATAGGCAAGGGCGCCTCGCCCGACGAGCCGCGATCGTCCGTCGCGTCCGTCCCTCACCCGGTGTCCACCGGCGACGTCGCGATCCGCGAGACCGATCCGCCCGAGTCTTCGGGACCCGACTCCGTGCCGGAGCTCATGAAGCACCCGGTGTCGGCCGGGGCCATGCGGGCGTTTCGCGCCGACCTGGTGGCGACGCCCGCCGTGCTCGACGCCCCCGAGCCTCCGCGACCCGTGCTCGAGGGGCTCCCGAAGAGCGCGCTCCGGCCCCCGCCACCGCCCACACGGCAAATCGCGCTCGTCGTGGTCGCCGTCATCGCGCTCGTGGCCGTGCTCGTCGCGATCGGGATGCTGAAGCAGTCGCCGTGA
- the priA gene encoding primosomal protein N': MRLVHVALPVPVPHTFTYSVPEALEGQVTKGARVVCPFGARRIVGIAVEVAEGDPPARVRPLVKVLPSGSVPEELLAFLRELSAYYLAPIGEVLRLALPPQDRETALEEEVAPGLFDRARGLSARRVQTAAATARFDPEAEAKLSAGAASLLARLRAQGSTPIARLADVQGNARALVRRLEALGLVTLGEQELARDAFFDAGVERDTDKPPTAAQAGAISALQAALFGETARPFLLHGVTGSGKTEVYLRAIAEAKRLGRGTIVLVPEIALTPQLVGRFRARFGDDVAVLHSGLSARERHDMWHLLREGKVDVAIGARSALFAPVARLGLLVVDEEHDPSFKQEEGVRYHARDMALLRARRAGAVCVLGSATPSLESEHLVSEGKLVRLTLPTRARDQAMPRVTVVNLRRTGAGPTGDKRLSLPLHRALEENLAAGGQTILFLNRRGFSPALRCEACGTVASCPNCSVALTFHKARGAALRCHTCDHEEPVRATCLACRSPEVVLEGLGTERLEETLSAAFPTARVARLDRDVASGKDAEKVLARVRAREVDILVGTQMVTKGHDLPEVTLVGVLNADAALSMPDFRASERAFQLLVQVAGRAGRGETAGRVIVQTYDPTHPSIRFGIAHDTAGFVAAELVHRRELGYPPYSRMVLVRVDAAAPELALQWAAHLGQVAREAPALAAKGAPRGRVEILGPAPAPIAKLKNRHRFRLMLRSSDRASLRAAAIAVVRAFGELPRQVRAQIDVDPVQMM, encoded by the coding sequence ATGAGGCTCGTGCACGTGGCGCTCCCCGTCCCCGTGCCGCACACCTTCACCTACTCGGTCCCGGAAGCGCTCGAGGGGCAGGTGACGAAGGGCGCGCGCGTCGTGTGCCCCTTCGGCGCCCGCCGGATCGTGGGGATCGCGGTCGAGGTCGCGGAAGGCGACCCACCGGCCCGTGTGCGGCCCCTCGTGAAGGTGCTCCCGTCCGGCTCGGTCCCCGAGGAGCTGCTCGCCTTCCTTCGCGAGCTCTCCGCCTACTACCTGGCGCCGATCGGCGAGGTCCTTCGGCTCGCCCTGCCACCCCAAGATCGCGAGACAGCGCTCGAAGAGGAGGTGGCGCCGGGCCTCTTCGATCGGGCGCGGGGCCTGTCGGCGCGGAGGGTCCAGACGGCGGCGGCGACCGCGCGGTTCGACCCGGAGGCCGAGGCGAAGCTCTCCGCGGGTGCGGCGTCCCTCCTCGCGCGCCTGCGAGCGCAGGGCTCGACGCCGATCGCGCGCCTCGCGGACGTGCAGGGCAACGCGCGGGCCCTCGTACGCCGGCTCGAGGCGCTCGGCCTCGTGACGCTCGGGGAGCAGGAGCTCGCCCGCGACGCGTTCTTCGACGCGGGGGTCGAGCGCGACACCGACAAGCCGCCGACAGCCGCGCAGGCGGGCGCGATCTCGGCGCTGCAGGCCGCCCTCTTCGGAGAGACCGCGCGGCCGTTCCTGCTTCACGGCGTCACGGGCTCCGGCAAGACCGAGGTGTACCTCCGCGCGATCGCGGAGGCCAAGCGGCTCGGGAGAGGCACGATCGTGCTCGTGCCGGAGATCGCCCTCACGCCGCAGCTCGTGGGGCGATTTCGCGCGCGCTTCGGAGACGACGTGGCCGTGCTCCACTCGGGCCTCTCGGCGCGCGAACGGCACGACATGTGGCACCTGCTCCGCGAGGGCAAGGTCGACGTCGCCATCGGCGCCCGCTCCGCGCTCTTCGCGCCGGTCGCGCGGCTTGGCCTGCTCGTCGTCGACGAGGAGCACGATCCCTCGTTCAAGCAAGAGGAGGGCGTGCGCTACCACGCGCGGGACATGGCGCTGCTCCGCGCGCGTCGCGCGGGCGCGGTGTGCGTGCTCGGGAGCGCCACCCCCTCGCTCGAGAGCGAGCACCTCGTGAGCGAGGGCAAGCTCGTGCGACTCACTCTCCCCACCCGGGCGCGCGACCAGGCGATGCCGCGTGTCACCGTCGTCAACCTGCGTCGCACGGGGGCGGGGCCCACTGGCGATAAGAGGCTCAGCCTGCCGCTCCACCGCGCGCTCGAGGAGAACCTCGCGGCGGGGGGGCAGACCATCCTCTTCCTGAACCGGCGCGGCTTCTCGCCCGCGCTTCGCTGCGAGGCCTGCGGGACGGTGGCCTCGTGCCCCAACTGCTCGGTTGCGCTCACGTTTCACAAGGCGCGCGGGGCGGCGCTGCGCTGCCACACCTGCGACCACGAGGAGCCGGTGCGAGCGACGTGCCTCGCGTGCCGCTCGCCCGAGGTGGTCCTCGAAGGCCTCGGCACCGAGCGGCTCGAAGAGACGTTGAGCGCCGCGTTCCCCACAGCCCGCGTGGCGCGACTCGACCGCGATGTCGCGAGCGGCAAGGACGCCGAGAAGGTGCTCGCGCGGGTCCGGGCGCGCGAGGTCGACATCTTGGTCGGGACGCAGATGGTGACCAAGGGGCACGACCTGCCCGAGGTCACGCTCGTCGGCGTGTTGAACGCCGACGCGGCGCTCTCGATGCCCGACTTTCGCGCATCGGAGCGCGCCTTTCAGCTGCTGGTGCAGGTCGCGGGGCGCGCGGGCCGGGGCGAGACGGCCGGCCGCGTCATCGTCCAGACCTACGATCCGACCCACCCGTCCATTCGCTTCGGGATCGCGCACGACACGGCGGGCTTCGTCGCGGCGGAGCTCGTGCATCGCCGCGAGCTCGGCTACCCCCCTTACTCGCGGATGGTGCTCGTGCGAGTGGACGCGGCCGCCCCAGAGCTCGCGCTGCAGTGGGCGGCTCACCTCGGCCAGGTGGCGCGCGAGGCGCCGGCCCTCGCCGCCAAGGGCGCGCCGCGGGGGCGCGTGGAGATCCTCGGCCCCGCGCCCGCGCCCATCGCCAAGCTCAAGAACCGCCACCGCTTTCGGCTCATGCTCCGCTCGAGCGACCGCGCGAGCCTGCGGGCCGCCGCGATCGCCGTGGTGCGCGCCTTCGGCGAGCTGCCCCGGCAGGTGCGCGCCCAGATCGACGTGGACCCCGTGCAAATGATGTGA
- a CDS encoding ComF family protein: MLLTTLRFLTAHALSALAEPRCCACEAPVPLETVFCGPCATTLVEVDGGGDPRRVEAAAFAYGGALRDAIVRFKYGGRDDLARPLGALLCRLRAPVALARPGVLVPVPSHASRLASRGYEPSALLGRALAEAVGAPLLVDGLVKTAPSPAQAGLDRRARLSNLAGSLRCQRPGVLRGVRVVLVDDVRTTGATLAACTAALEEAGAHVLGHAVLAAAEP, encoded by the coding sequence ATGCTGCTCACCACGCTCCGATTTCTCACGGCCCACGCGCTCTCCGCCCTCGCCGAGCCGCGCTGCTGCGCGTGCGAGGCCCCCGTCCCCCTCGAGACCGTGTTCTGCGGTCCCTGCGCGACCACCCTGGTCGAGGTCGACGGCGGCGGCGACCCGAGGCGAGTCGAGGCGGCCGCGTTCGCGTATGGCGGCGCCCTTCGGGACGCGATCGTGCGGTTCAAATACGGCGGCCGCGACGACCTCGCGCGGCCGCTCGGCGCGCTGCTCTGCCGCCTGCGGGCGCCTGTCGCGCTCGCGCGCCCGGGTGTGCTCGTGCCCGTCCCCTCCCACGCGTCGCGCCTCGCCAGCCGAGGCTACGAGCCCTCCGCGTTGCTCGGGCGCGCCCTCGCGGAGGCGGTGGGCGCCCCGCTCTTGGTCGACGGCCTGGTCAAGACCGCCCCCTCGCCGGCGCAGGCGGGCCTCGACCGGCGGGCCCGCCTGTCGAACCTGGCGGGCAGCCTCCGCTGCCAGCGCCCTGGCGTCTTGCGCGGCGTGCGCGTCGTCCTCGTCGACGACGTCCGCACCACGGGCGCCACCCTCGCCGCGTGCACGGCGGCGCTGGAAGAGGCGGGCGCGCACGTCCTCGGGCACGCCGTGCTCGCCGCCGCGGAGCCGTGA
- a CDS encoding DUF4339 domain-containing protein: MSEVDWRWADGGQEREGPLGELLAALSRGEIGPATRVRRADWTDWRPAIDVAELFPNVTAPQAPPSSPPRSGGAVVVAPIVPLKPADGPPPPSSAAAGKAPVSSPPRPVPSARATLGFQGARAQPPRAEPPRRVSQALTRTDLTAATDLVAVDLPSDEDNSSESELSMSDIIEENQVDEESEIDAAFEALELATPNASAPPPPKPASFAPQAPPLPSQAAEAAKAPKAPSLPPQAKAPSLPPQAAKAPSLAPQAPALPSQAAKAPSLPPQAQPAPPLAPKAPLAPKAPLAPLAPLAPKAPLAPLAPKAPLGSASAPGPVASPQPPPVAPPAQAQAAMAPVDDVQVATATGSPPPSANPEATEAAEKSPSVAPAEAAEKSPSVAPAEAAEKSPSVAPRARRGARVGRSPRRCAARSGGGGVDPRGRREHGHLPLGRGPHPSEGHRCPGGGCRANASGGGPGARGARSG; encoded by the coding sequence ATGAGCGAAGTGGACTGGCGATGGGCCGACGGCGGTCAGGAGCGAGAGGGCCCCTTGGGGGAGCTCCTCGCGGCGCTCTCGCGCGGAGAGATCGGCCCCGCGACGCGCGTTCGGCGCGCGGACTGGACCGACTGGCGCCCCGCGATCGACGTCGCCGAGCTGTTCCCGAACGTGACCGCGCCGCAGGCGCCGCCCTCATCGCCGCCGCGATCGGGCGGAGCGGTGGTCGTCGCCCCGATCGTCCCGCTGAAGCCCGCAGACGGTCCCCCTCCCCCCTCGAGCGCCGCCGCGGGTAAGGCGCCGGTCTCGAGCCCGCCGAGGCCGGTGCCGAGCGCTCGCGCGACGCTTGGCTTCCAGGGCGCGCGCGCGCAGCCTCCGCGCGCCGAGCCGCCGAGGCGGGTCAGCCAGGCGCTCACGCGAACCGACCTGACAGCGGCGACGGATCTGGTCGCCGTCGATCTCCCGTCCGACGAGGACAACTCGTCCGAATCCGAGCTCTCCATGTCTGATATCATTGAGGAAAACCAGGTGGACGAAGAGAGCGAGATCGACGCCGCGTTCGAGGCACTCGAGCTGGCGACCCCGAACGCGTCGGCACCGCCGCCGCCCAAGCCCGCATCTTTCGCCCCGCAGGCGCCGCCGCTGCCGTCACAAGCGGCGGAAGCGGCGAAGGCGCCGAAGGCCCCTTCGCTCCCACCGCAGGCCAAAGCGCCGTCCCTCCCGCCTCAGGCTGCAAAGGCGCCGTCGCTCGCTCCGCAAGCGCCGGCGCTGCCTTCGCAGGCGGCCAAAGCGCCGTCTCTCCCCCCTCAGGCGCAGCCCGCGCCCCCGCTCGCTCCGAAGGCTCCGCTCGCTCCGAAGGCCCCGCTGGCCCCGCTGGCCCCGCTCGCTCCGAAGGCCCCGCTGGCCCCGCTCGCTCCGAAAGCCCCGCTGGGTTCGGCCTCTGCGCCCGGCCCGGTCGCCTCGCCGCAACCGCCCCCCGTCGCCCCGCCGGCGCAGGCGCAGGCCGCCATGGCGCCCGTCGACGACGTGCAGGTCGCGACGGCCACCGGATCGCCCCCCCCCTCCGCGAACCCCGAGGCCACCGAGGCCGCCGAGAAGTCGCCGAGCGTCGCGCCCGCAGAGGCCGCCGAGAAGTCGCCGAGCGTCGCGCCCGCAGAGGCCGCCGAGAAGTCGCCGAGCGTGGCACCGAGAGCCCGCAGAGGCGCGCGCGTCGGCCGTTCCCCCCGTCGCTGCGCCGCTCGCTCGGGTGGCGGTGGGGTCGATCCCCGTGGTCGTCGAGAACACGGGCACCTACCGCTCGGTCGCGGCCCGCACCCGTCCGAAGGTCACCGCTGCCCCGGTGGTGGCTGTCGCGCCAACGCCAGCGGAGGCGGCCCCGGCGCCCGCGGAGCTCGCTCCGGGTGA